One window from the genome of Gloeomargarita sp. SRBZ-1_bins_9 encodes:
- the gcvH gene encoding glycine cleavage system protein GcvH, translated as MALTYPAELRYTPSHEYVAFQDGLAVVGITAFAVEELGDITYLELPPVGHKLQKGERFGTIESVKAVSDLYAPVSGIVTAVHEELVEAPEKIAADPYGLGWLLKVQMTQPEEIETLLSAAEYQAQVGG; from the coding sequence ATGGCCCTGACCTACCCGGCTGAGTTGCGCTATACGCCCAGTCACGAATACGTGGCTTTCCAGGATGGGCTGGCAGTGGTGGGTATCACGGCTTTTGCGGTGGAGGAGCTGGGCGACATTACTTACCTGGAATTGCCGCCCGTAGGACACAAGTTACAAAAGGGGGAGCGCTTCGGCACAATTGAGTCGGTCAAGGCGGTGTCGGACCTGTACGCCCCTGTATCGGGAATCGTCACGGCAGTGCACGAGGAACTGGTGGAGGCGCCGGAAAAAATTGCCGCTGACCCCTATGGTTTGGGTTGGCTGCTCAAGGTGCAGATGACCCAGCCTGAAGAAATCGAAACCCTGCTTTCGGCGGCGGAATACCAGGCCCAGGTGGGGGGATAG
- a CDS encoding divergent PAP2 family protein, with product MATWNGVLLVALLACGLAQVTKSLVSLVQQGRWHPKTLIQSGGMPSSHAALVAALAVAVGQTWGWNGPEFAIAVVVALIVMYDASGVRLAASRHARLLNQMVDTLRREHAEFQDQNRLQELLGHTPVQVLAGGLLGAMVALILTPWLQT from the coding sequence ATGGCGACGTGGAACGGGGTACTCCTGGTGGCACTCCTGGCCTGTGGCTTGGCCCAGGTCACCAAATCTCTGGTCTCCCTGGTGCAACAGGGCCGTTGGCACCCCAAGACTTTGATCCAATCGGGGGGGATGCCCAGTTCCCATGCGGCTTTGGTAGCGGCCCTGGCGGTGGCGGTCGGGCAAACCTGGGGTTGGAACGGACCGGAATTTGCCATTGCTGTGGTGGTGGCCCTGATCGTCATGTACGACGCGTCGGGGGTGCGGTTGGCAGCCAGTCGCCATGCCCGTTTGCTCAACCAGATGGTGGATACCCTGCGTCGGGAACACGCGGAATTTCAAGACCAAAACCGTCTGCAGGAGTTGCTGGGGCACACCCCGGTGCAGGTGCTAGCAGGGGGGTTGCTCGGCGCTATGGTGGCTCTTATATTGACCCCCTGGTTACAGACCTAG
- a CDS encoding polyprenyl synthetase family protein, whose protein sequence is MSQGTGVSATFDLSAYLKERQQWIEEALSAAIPVRYPERIYEAMRYSLLGSGKRLRPILCLASCELAGGTVEMAMPTACALEMVHTMSLIHDDLPAMDNDDYRRGRLTNHKIYGEAIAILSGDGLLAYAFEWLVRQTRGVPAEAVLEVVARLGHAVAATGLVGGQVVDLESEGKTDVSLETLNFIHTHKTGALLEISVVSGAILAGAGEELINALTEYAQKIGLAFQIVDDILDITSTREELGKTTGKDQKAQKVTYPRLWGIEESRRQAQQLVQEAQKRLDPWGEKAIPLQAIADFIVARTH, encoded by the coding sequence ATGAGTCAAGGGACGGGTGTGAGCGCCACATTTGACCTTTCTGCTTACCTCAAGGAGCGGCAACAGTGGATTGAGGAAGCTCTGTCGGCGGCCATCCCCGTGCGTTACCCGGAACGGATTTACGAGGCCATGCGTTACTCCCTCTTAGGCAGCGGCAAACGCCTGCGCCCCATCCTGTGCTTGGCCAGTTGTGAATTGGCGGGGGGAACGGTAGAAATGGCCATGCCGACCGCCTGCGCTCTGGAGATGGTCCACACCATGTCCCTGATTCATGATGACCTGCCGGCCATGGACAACGACGACTACCGGCGGGGCCGCCTGACGAACCACAAGATTTATGGAGAAGCCATTGCCATCCTGTCGGGGGACGGGTTATTGGCCTATGCCTTTGAATGGTTGGTGCGGCAAACCCGGGGGGTGCCGGCGGAGGCAGTGCTGGAGGTGGTGGCGCGGTTGGGCCATGCGGTGGCCGCGACAGGACTGGTGGGGGGGCAGGTGGTGGACCTAGAATCCGAGGGCAAAACCGATGTCAGCCTGGAAACCCTCAACTTTATCCATACCCACAAAACCGGCGCCCTGTTGGAAATTTCGGTCGTCTCCGGGGCCATCCTGGCGGGAGCCGGGGAGGAATTAATCAACGCCCTCACCGAATACGCCCAGAAAATCGGCCTGGCCTTTCAAATCGTGGACGACATCCTGGACATCACCAGCACGAGGGAGGAGTTGGGGAAAACCACGGGCAAGGACCAAAAGGCGCAAAAGGTCACCTATCCCCGCCTGTGGGGCATCGAAGAATCCCGGCGGCAGGCCCAGCAGTTGGTGCAGGAGGCCCAAAAACGGCTGGACCCCTGGGGTGAGAAGGCCATCCCCCTGCAAGCGATCGCCGATTTCATCGTCGCCCGCACCCATTAA
- a CDS encoding bestrophin family ion channel: MQLQRHHWVDLTFTWRGSVLPNVLPRVVFYGVLAWVVVLVHRYWMPLPPFHLATLAVEVVVGSLLFFRTNTAYDRFWEGRKAWVMLVNSARNLALHLSVMVEEAGPRDRQAKEEAVRWVIAYAITLKNHLRGRSSLEELQGLLSRDRLFQLAQAEHRPLTIAFWLADYLRWQSQQRRLTSYQFIGLERRLSELVDALGICERIRRTPQPLAYSVHLRHILILYCLSFPFRLVSQLGWGVIPATAIAAFVVLGIEEIALEIENPFGDDPNDLPLEQLCQVIQRDLEALLQLASSQQWTVAVPPTPR; encoded by the coding sequence ATGCAACTTCAGCGGCACCACTGGGTGGATTTGACGTTTACCTGGCGGGGGTCGGTCTTGCCCAATGTGCTGCCCCGGGTAGTGTTTTACGGGGTGCTGGCCTGGGTGGTGGTGTTGGTGCATCGGTACTGGATGCCCTTGCCCCCGTTTCACTTGGCGACCCTGGCGGTGGAGGTCGTGGTGGGTTCCCTGTTGTTTTTCCGCACCAACACGGCCTATGACCGGTTTTGGGAAGGGCGTAAGGCCTGGGTCATGCTCGTCAACAGCGCCCGCAATCTGGCGTTACACTTGTCCGTCATGGTGGAGGAAGCCGGCCCCCGTGACCGACAGGCCAAGGAGGAAGCGGTTCGCTGGGTCATTGCCTACGCCATCACCTTGAAGAATCACCTGCGGGGGCGTTCATCCCTGGAGGAGTTGCAGGGCCTGCTAAGCCGCGACCGTTTGTTCCAGCTGGCCCAGGCGGAGCACCGGCCCTTGACAATTGCCTTTTGGTTGGCAGACTACCTGCGTTGGCAAAGTCAACAGCGGCGGCTGACCTCTTACCAGTTCATTGGCCTGGAGCGGCGGCTGTCGGAATTGGTGGATGCCTTGGGCATTTGTGAGCGAATTCGCCGGACTCCCCAGCCGTTGGCCTACTCGGTGCACTTGCGCCATATTCTTATCCTGTACTGTCTGTCGTTTCCGTTTCGGCTGGTGTCCCAATTGGGGTGGGGGGTGATCCCGGCAACAGCCATCGCCGCCTTTGTGGTGCTGGGGATAGAAGAGATTGCCCTGGAAATCGAAAATCCCTTTGGCGACGACCCCAACGACTTGCCCCTGGAGCAGCTCTGCCAGGTGATTCAACGGGATCTGGAAGCATTGCTGCAGTTGGCTAGTTCCCAGCAATGGACGGTGGCGGTTCCGCCGACCCCCCGCTAG
- a CDS encoding phosphodiester glycosidase family protein, which yields MGFAFWAQVPLPAPQHDSGIQQIQWNGETWVGAWRCWRDGQGRLRLAVSDQDLTQRLGVRLRSNRRPEEQPVVWFSPVQSLAVSWHPQYLWRYLDVTDLWAAVGWQTQVEGNRLSITAPVPQIREIRQSARRLVVEMDKPAPFQVQTGGQRTVVRILAPGRSELRQHFPDGRFSAQATVLTFDRPMQVTTLPNPPRLVIEPRTPEPLEIHWAEGLWWRQGQVQGFPVTWLEIDPRRYTMRPRWDSTQGQQGLSSLPALAQQARGVAAINGGFFNRQTQLPLGALRVEGQWFSSPILQRGVAAWNDRGQMVFGRAQLQEQLRVNQGPPVTLQSLNSGFVQRGLARYTAHWGAYYTPLTPNETVIRIEQDRVMGVISGGLIPIPLNGYLLVGRGWDGLAGQFPPGATVQLRQQVTPPFLQDYPHVLGAGPLLLQQGQVVLNPEQEQFQPFFIRQRAPRSGLAVQRQGRWLWVTVSGNEREQQGPTLAEWTRILQELGAVSALNLDGGNSSGLVLGGQVLVPGGRIHNALVLRRRIP from the coding sequence ATGGGGTTTGCTTTCTGGGCGCAAGTACCGTTACCGGCTCCCCAGCATGATTCCGGCATCCAGCAGATTCAGTGGAACGGGGAAACTTGGGTAGGAGCTTGGCGATGCTGGCGGGATGGGCAAGGGCGTCTCCGTTTGGCCGTCAGTGACCAGGATTTGACCCAGCGGCTAGGGGTGCGGCTGCGGTCTAACCGGCGTCCTGAGGAGCAACCGGTCGTCTGGTTCAGTCCAGTGCAGTCTTTGGCGGTATCCTGGCATCCCCAATACCTGTGGCGTTACTTGGACGTGACGGACCTGTGGGCGGCTGTGGGCTGGCAGACCCAGGTGGAGGGGAATCGGCTGAGCATTACCGCCCCGGTCCCCCAGATTCGGGAGATACGCCAGAGTGCCCGGCGGCTGGTGGTGGAGATGGATAAACCGGCGCCCTTTCAGGTACAAACCGGCGGTCAACGCACGGTGGTACGGATTCTAGCGCCGGGGCGTAGCGAACTGCGGCAACACTTTCCCGATGGGCGATTCAGTGCCCAGGCAACGGTGTTGACCTTCGACCGGCCCATGCAGGTGACCACTTTGCCCAACCCCCCCCGCTTGGTCATCGAACCCCGCACCCCAGAACCCCTAGAGATTCACTGGGCCGAGGGTTTATGGTGGCGCCAGGGGCAGGTGCAGGGGTTTCCGGTGACCTGGCTAGAGATTGACCCCCGGCGGTACACCATGCGGCCAAGGTGGGATAGTACCCAGGGGCAACAGGGGCTTTCCTCTTTACCCGCCCTAGCCCAGCAAGCCCGAGGAGTGGCGGCCATCAACGGGGGATTTTTTAACCGCCAGACCCAATTACCCCTGGGAGCGCTGCGCGTCGAAGGGCAGTGGTTTAGCAGTCCCATCCTGCAACGGGGGGTAGCCGCCTGGAATGACCGGGGACAGATGGTGTTTGGCCGGGCGCAACTCCAGGAACAGCTCCGCGTCAACCAGGGGCCGCCCGTGACTCTGCAATCTTTGAACTCGGGGTTTGTGCAGCGGGGACTGGCGCGGTACACGGCTCACTGGGGCGCCTATTACACCCCCTTGACCCCCAACGAAACGGTGATTCGCATCGAACAGGACCGGGTGATGGGCGTCATCAGCGGTGGGTTGATTCCTATTCCCCTCAACGGCTACCTACTGGTGGGGCGGGGATGGGACGGGCTGGCCGGGCAATTTCCCCCCGGGGCGACGGTGCAACTGCGCCAACAGGTCACGCCCCCCTTTTTGCAGGACTATCCCCATGTCCTAGGCGCGGGGCCGTTGCTGCTCCAGCAAGGGCAGGTGGTGCTCAACCCGGAACAGGAGCAATTCCAACCCTTTTTCATCCGGCAACGGGCGCCCCGCAGCGGTTTGGCCGTCCAGCGCCAGGGCCGGTGGCTATGGGTGACCGTCAGCGGCAACGAGCGGGAGCAGCAGGGACCTACCTTGGCAGAATGGACTCGTATCCTGCAGGAGCTGGGGGCAGTATCGGCCCTGAACCTAGACGGGGGCAACTCCAGTGGACTGGTACTGGGGGGCCAGGTGTTAGTACCCGGGGGCCGCATCCATAATGCCCTAGTACTGCGCCGTCGTATACCGTAA
- a CDS encoding tetratricopeptide repeat protein — translation MTEKQALRINPNFAYIHGTALNPSRQDAVGNAYDWQRAMTNYNQALRLDPNFALAYCQRGAVGDIRRALLLDLTLEIPAFMLPQGES, via the coding sequence GTGACCGAGAAGCAAGCTCTACGGATCAACCCCAATTTCGCCTACATCCACGGCACGGCTTTGAACCCCAGCCGGCAGGACGCGGTGGGCAATGCTTATGACTGGCAGAGGGCGATGACCAACTATAACCAGGCGTTGCGTCTAGACCCTAACTTTGCTCTGGCCTACTGTCAACGGGGAGCTGTGGGAGACATCCGCCGGGCCTTGCTGCTGGATCTGACCCTGGAAATTCCGGCGTTTATGTTGCCCCAGGGGGAAAGTTAA
- a CDS encoding GNAT family N-acetyltransferase, with amino-acid sequence MTITISTDLARVDVQQLQHLLNIGAFWAVNRTVEELQTALAHSDPVVTVWDGEKLIGFARATSDRVYRAVLWDVVIHPEYRGRGLGRRLVETVLAHPSIRSVERVYLMTSSQQGFYERLGFEENRTTTMVRYHRQPAVTWPTLEPLVELVPAP; translated from the coding sequence ATGACCATCACCATTAGCACCGACCTGGCCCGGGTGGATGTGCAGCAATTGCAACACCTGTTGAACATAGGGGCGTTTTGGGCGGTAAATCGGACGGTGGAGGAGTTACAGACGGCCTTGGCCCACAGCGATCCGGTGGTGACGGTGTGGGATGGGGAGAAACTGATTGGCTTTGCCCGGGCGACGTCGGACCGAGTGTACCGGGCGGTATTGTGGGACGTGGTGATTCACCCGGAGTACCGGGGTCGAGGCCTGGGGCGACGCTTGGTGGAGACGGTGTTGGCCCATCCCAGCATCCGGTCGGTGGAGCGGGTGTATCTCATGACCAGCAGCCAGCAGGGGTTCTACGAACGCCTGGGGTTTGAGGAAAACCGGACCACCACCATGGTGCGCTATCACCGGCAGCCGGCAGTGACCTGGCCAACTCTAGAACCCCTGGTGGAACTGGTGCCCGCCCCATGA
- a CDS encoding YqiA/YcfP family alpha/beta fold hydrolase yields MRPQRAVYIHGFGSSPRSGKAQYLQKQLARVGMPMAIPDLNQGDFTHLTLTRQIQRVAETLTPEPTVLIGSSFGGLTAVFVAERYPQVSHLVLLAPALRMREYWLQRLTPAQWEQWRTQGTIPVYHYGEGKELLLHYGFWTDLQTYDESRLQRPVPTLIVHGRQDDVVPLAVSEDYAHTRPWVTLISVDDDHTLHRSLDWIWGQLVAFLGVAPA; encoded by the coding sequence ATGAGACCCCAGCGCGCCGTTTATATCCATGGCTTTGGGTCAAGTCCCCGCTCCGGCAAGGCCCAGTATCTGCAAAAACAACTGGCCCGGGTGGGTATGCCCATGGCCATCCCCGATTTGAACCAGGGAGATTTTACCCATCTGACCTTGACGCGGCAAATCCAGCGGGTGGCGGAAACCCTAACCCCGGAACCGACGGTGTTGATTGGCTCCAGTTTTGGGGGGTTGACGGCGGTTTTTGTGGCGGAACGGTATCCCCAGGTGAGTCATTTGGTGTTGCTGGCGCCGGCTTTGCGGATGCGGGAGTACTGGTTGCAGCGCCTGACGCCTGCCCAATGGGAACAATGGCGCACCCAGGGGACAATCCCGGTCTATCACTACGGCGAAGGGAAGGAGTTGCTCTTGCACTACGGGTTTTGGACGGATTTGCAGACCTATGACGAGAGCCGGTTGCAGCGCCCTGTGCCCACCCTTATTGTGCATGGTCGTCAGGACGACGTGGTGCCGCTAGCGGTGAGCGAAGATTACGCCCATACCCGCCCCTGGGTGACCCTGATCTCGGTGGACGACGACCACACCTTGCACCGCAGCCTGGATTGGATCTGGGGGCAGTTGGTGGCCTTTCTAGGGGTAGCGCCGGCGTGA
- a CDS encoding M15 family metallopeptidase — MTYRDLPIHECGEPLVPVPADRLALVQPHPYLALGAPYGETSPFWLRRGVMARLLQAQEVLQTLRPGWRLCLYDGYRPNRVQAFMVDYTYRQLARQYPDQPAEALWAQVYQVWAVPSDDPQRPPPHSTGAAVDVTLLDAQGQPVDMGSPIDEPSPRSHPHYYPPHSLYGQHRQLLFQVMTQAGLVRHPREWWHFSWGDQLWAWVSGAGMAHYGRVEGQIASWNTVCGNGYD; from the coding sequence GTGACTTACCGCGACCTGCCGATTCACGAGTGCGGGGAACCCCTGGTGCCTGTGCCGGCGGACCGGTTGGCCCTGGTGCAGCCCCATCCCTACCTGGCCTTGGGGGCACCCTACGGGGAAACTTCACCCTTCTGGTTGCGGCGGGGGGTGATGGCGCGGTTACTCCAGGCCCAAGAGGTCCTGCAAACTCTGCGACCGGGCTGGCGTTTGTGCCTTTATGACGGCTACCGGCCCAACCGGGTGCAGGCGTTTATGGTGGACTATACCTACCGGCAATTGGCCCGCCAGTATCCTGACCAACCGGCCGAGGCGCTGTGGGCACAGGTGTACCAGGTGTGGGCCGTCCCCAGCGATGACCCCCAGCGACCACCCCCCCACAGTACCGGTGCGGCTGTGGATGTCACCCTGCTGGATGCCCAGGGACAGCCAGTGGATATGGGTTCCCCTATCGATGAACCGTCGCCCCGTTCCCACCCCCATTACTACCCGCCCCACAGCCTCTACGGGCAACACCGGCAGTTGCTTTTCCAGGTCATGACCCAGGCGGGATTGGTGCGCCATCCCCGGGAGTGGTGGCACTTTTCCTGGGGTGACCAGTTGTGGGCTTGGGTCAGCGGCGCCGGTATGGCCCATTACGGGCGGGTTGAAGGGCAAATTGCATCCTGGAACACCGTTTGTGGGAACGGCTATGATTAA
- a CDS encoding cyanophycinase, producing the protein MEQAPTLVIGGAEDKVHQLEILQTFWRRAGGYQARLGIIPSASGEPAVIGSLYQRLFENMGCRWVQVLDVREREQTEDPRWHERLQDFTGIFLTGGDQLRLATLLADSALLAALHYYRERGQLTLAGTSAGAAAMGYHMIAGGGSGESPHPALVHMADGLGFLPDVIVDQHFHNRNRVARLFSAVVMHPDCLGVGVDEDTCALFERSGELQVLGRGTVMILDAGEAASFCECHPHSRTPVSIHNLRVHLLRRGDRFDYRRRRVLPPVYQHCPV; encoded by the coding sequence ATGGAGCAAGCCCCAACGTTGGTGATTGGCGGTGCCGAGGATAAGGTGCATCAATTGGAAATTCTCCAGACGTTCTGGCGGCGGGCAGGGGGTTATCAGGCGCGGTTAGGGATTATTCCCTCGGCGTCGGGGGAACCGGCGGTCATCGGCAGTTTGTACCAACGGTTGTTTGAAAATATGGGCTGTCGCTGGGTGCAGGTGCTGGATGTGCGGGAACGGGAGCAGACCGAAGACCCCCGCTGGCACGAGCGGTTGCAGGATTTTACGGGAATTTTCCTCACTGGGGGTGACCAGTTGCGCCTGGCGACGTTGTTAGCGGATTCGGCCCTCCTGGCGGCCTTGCATTATTATCGGGAACGGGGGCAGTTGACTTTGGCCGGCACCAGTGCAGGGGCAGCGGCAATGGGCTATCACATGATTGCTGGCGGCGGCAGTGGGGAATCGCCCCACCCGGCTCTAGTGCACATGGCTGATGGCTTGGGGTTTTTGCCGGATGTGATCGTGGACCAGCATTTCCATAACCGCAATCGGGTGGCTCGGTTGTTCAGTGCGGTGGTGATGCACCCGGATTGTTTGGGGGTGGGGGTAGATGAGGATACCTGTGCCCTGTTTGAGCGGTCGGGGGAGTTGCAGGTGCTAGGGCGCGGTACGGTGATGATTCTGGATGCGGGGGAGGCGGCCTCCTTTTGTGAGTGCCATCCCCATAGTCGCACGCCGGTGAGCATTCACAATTTGCGGGTGCATCTGTTGCGGCGGGGGGACCGGTTTGACTACCGGCGGCGGCGCGTGCTCCCCCCGGTTTACCAGCACTGTCCGGTTTGA